A stretch of Gasterosteus aculeatus chromosome 4, fGasAcu3.hap1.1, whole genome shotgun sequence DNA encodes these proteins:
- the LOC120818523 gene encoding uncharacterized protein LOC120818523 isoform X1, with the protein MASTLLANNRTCPCPTCFPRPSSGSSSRYAPACSATVATEETAGWMGLVERVLEGPRVRKQHKWHSLIPVWIIHTVFSEHRFEGLVPPLECSLAFRMIRTRDLHRNRVQRRPRDDLVRFSC; encoded by the exons ATGGCTTCCACCTTGCTAGCTAACAACCGAACCTGCCCATGTCCCACCTGTTTTCCAAG ACCGTCCTCCGGGTCATCCTCCAGGTACGCCCCCGCCTGCAGCGCAACAGTGGCCACTGAAGAGACAGCGGGCTGGATGGGCTTAGTGGAGAGAGTGTTAGAAGGACCTCGTGTACG caaacaacacaaatggcacTCCCTCATCCCAGTTTGGATTATCCATACAGTATTTTCGGAGCATCGATTTGAGGGTCTGGTGCCACCGCTCGAGTGCTCCCTGGCTTTCCGGATGATACGCACTCGAGACCTG CACAGGAATCGGGTGCAGAGGCGCCCGAGGGATGACCTGGTTCGCTTTTCCTGTTAG
- the LOC120818523 gene encoding uncharacterized protein LOC120818523 isoform X4, translating to MASTLLANNRTCPCPTCFPRPSSGSSSRYAPACSATVATEETAGWMGLVERVLEGPRVRKQHKWHSLIPVWIIHTVFSEHRFEGLVPPLECSLAFRMIRTRDLESGAEAPEG from the exons ATGGCTTCCACCTTGCTAGCTAACAACCGAACCTGCCCATGTCCCACCTGTTTTCCAAG ACCGTCCTCCGGGTCATCCTCCAGGTACGCCCCCGCCTGCAGCGCAACAGTGGCCACTGAAGAGACAGCGGGCTGGATGGGCTTAGTGGAGAGAGTGTTAGAAGGACCTCGTGTACG caaacaacacaaatggcacTCCCTCATCCCAGTTTGGATTATCCATACAGTATTTTCGGAGCATCGATTTGAGGGTCTGGTGCCACCGCTCGAGTGCTCCCTGGCTTTCCGGATGATACGCACTCGAGACCTG GAATCGGGTGCAGAGGCGCCCGAGGGATGA
- the LOC120818523 gene encoding uncharacterized protein LOC120818523 isoform X3, which yields MASTLLANNRTCPCPTCFPRYAPACSATVATEETAGWMGLVERVLEGPRVRKQHKWHSLIPVWIIHTVFSEHRFEGLVPPLECSLAFRMIRTRDLHRNRVQRRPRDDLVRFSC from the exons ATGGCTTCCACCTTGCTAGCTAACAACCGAACCTGCCCATGTCCCACCTGTTTTCCAAG GTACGCCCCCGCCTGCAGCGCAACAGTGGCCACTGAAGAGACAGCGGGCTGGATGGGCTTAGTGGAGAGAGTGTTAGAAGGACCTCGTGTACG caaacaacacaaatggcacTCCCTCATCCCAGTTTGGATTATCCATACAGTATTTTCGGAGCATCGATTTGAGGGTCTGGTGCCACCGCTCGAGTGCTCCCTGGCTTTCCGGATGATACGCACTCGAGACCTG CACAGGAATCGGGTGCAGAGGCGCCCGAGGGATGACCTGGTTCGCTTTTCCTGTTAG
- the LOC120818523 gene encoding uncharacterized protein LOC120818523 isoform X2 yields the protein MSHLFSKVRHETRPSSGSSSRYAPACSATVATEETAGWMGLVERVLEGPRVRKQHKWHSLIPVWIIHTVFSEHRFEGLVPPLECSLAFRMIRTRDLHRNRVQRRPRDDLVRFSC from the exons ATGTCCCACCTGTTTTCCAAG GTACGTCATGAAACAAG ACCGTCCTCCGGGTCATCCTCCAGGTACGCCCCCGCCTGCAGCGCAACAGTGGCCACTGAAGAGACAGCGGGCTGGATGGGCTTAGTGGAGAGAGTGTTAGAAGGACCTCGTGTACG caaacaacacaaatggcacTCCCTCATCCCAGTTTGGATTATCCATACAGTATTTTCGGAGCATCGATTTGAGGGTCTGGTGCCACCGCTCGAGTGCTCCCTGGCTTTCCGGATGATACGCACTCGAGACCTG CACAGGAATCGGGTGCAGAGGCGCCCGAGGGATGACCTGGTTCGCTTTTCCTGTTAG
- the LOC120818523 gene encoding uncharacterized protein LOC120818523 isoform X5 codes for MSHLFSKVRHETRYAPACSATVATEETAGWMGLVERVLEGPRVRKQHKWHSLIPVWIIHTVFSEHRFEGLVPPLECSLAFRMIRTRDLHRNRVQRRPRDDLVRFSC; via the exons ATGTCCCACCTGTTTTCCAAG GTACGTCATGAAACAAG GTACGCCCCCGCCTGCAGCGCAACAGTGGCCACTGAAGAGACAGCGGGCTGGATGGGCTTAGTGGAGAGAGTGTTAGAAGGACCTCGTGTACG caaacaacacaaatggcacTCCCTCATCCCAGTTTGGATTATCCATACAGTATTTTCGGAGCATCGATTTGAGGGTCTGGTGCCACCGCTCGAGTGCTCCCTGGCTTTCCGGATGATACGCACTCGAGACCTG CACAGGAATCGGGTGCAGAGGCGCCCGAGGGATGACCTGGTTCGCTTTTCCTGTTAG